In a single window of the Rhineura floridana isolate rRhiFlo1 chromosome 3, rRhiFlo1.hap2, whole genome shotgun sequence genome:
- the LOC133378895 gene encoding zinc finger protein 665-like, which translates to MECGKNFSRSGSLTLHQRTHTGEKPYKCMECGKNFSYSGSLTLHQRVHTGEKPYKCMECGNSFSQSGELILHQRTHTGMKPYECLNCGKRFSKRGNLTSHQRTHTGEKPYKCMECGKSFSQSGHLTLHLRTHTGDRPYTCLECGKSFSVRDSFTKHQRTHTGEKPFKCEQCGKKFSIRGNLTSHERIHKGEKPFKCMECGKSFICNGSLTMHQRTHTGVKPFKCFKCVECGKSFSFRGSLTSHQRTHSGVKPFKCVECGKSFSQTGNLTSHQRTHTGVKPFKCVECGKSFSFRGSLTSHQRTHSGVKPFKCVECGKSFSQTGNLTSHQRTHTGVKPFKCVECGKSFSFRGSLTSHQRTHTGTHSGVKPFKCVECGKSFSQTGNLTSHQRTHTGVKPFKCVECGKSFSFRGSLTSHQRTHTGVKPFKCVECGKSFSFRGSLTSHQRTHSGVKPFKCVECGKSFSF; encoded by the exons atggagtgtggaaagaatttCAGTCGTAGTGGAAGCCTGACTTTAcaccaaagaacccatacaggggaaaaaccttataaatgtatggagtgtggaaagaatttCAGTTATAGTGgaagccttactttacatcaaagagtccatacgggggagaaaccatataaatgcatggagtgtggaaacagtTTCAGTCAAAGTGGAGAACTTATtctacatcaaagaacccacacaggcatGAAACCATATGAATGTTTGAactgtggaaagaggttcagtaaGAGAGgaaaccttacttcacatcaaagaacccatacaggtgagaaaccatataaatgcatggagtgtggaaagagcttcagtcagagtggacatCTTACTTTACACTTAAGGACCCACACAGGGGACAGACCTTacacatgcttggagtgtggaaagagcttcagtgtcaGAGATAGCTTTACtaagcatcaaagaacccacacaggggagaagccatttaaatgtgaGCAGTGTGGAAAGAAGTTCAGTATTAGAGGAAACCTTACTTCACATGAAAGAATCCACAAAGGGGAGAagccctttaaatgtatggagtgtgggaaAAGTTTCATTTGCAATGGAAGTCTTACcatgcatcaaagaacccacacaggagtgaagccatttaaatgt tttaaatgtgtggaatgtggaaagagtttcagttttAGAggaagccttacttcacatcaaagaacccactcaggtgtgaaaccatttaaatgtgtggagtgtggaaagagtttcagccaGACAGGAAACctgacttcacatcaaagaacccacacaggggtgaagccatttaaatgtgtggaatgtggaaagagtttcagttttAGAggaagccttacttcacatcaaagaacccactcaggtgtgaaaccatttaaatgtgtggagtgtggaaagagtttcagccaGACAGGAAATctgacttcacatcaaagaacacacacaggggtgaagccatttaaatgtgtggaatgtggaaagagtttcagttttAGAggaagccttacttcacatcaaagaacccacacaggg accCACTCAGGtgtgaaaccatttaaatgtgtggagtgtggaaagagtttcagccaGACAGGAAACctgacttcacatcaaagaacccacacaggggtgaagccatttaaatgtgtggaatgtggaaagagtttcagttttAGAggaagccttacttcacatcaaagaacccacacaggggtgaagccatttaaatgtgtggaatgtggaaagagtttcagttttAGAggaagccttacttcacatcaaagaacccactcaggtgtgaaaccatttaaatgtgtggagtgtggaaagagtttca GCTTCTAG